GAGGGCGAGGGTCGCGCCGGTGAGCAGCTCGCGGTAGCGCCGGGGGTCGGGCGCCACCCAGAACAGGTCCAGGTTCGGCTCGTTCCAGATCTCGTACGCCGCGATCCGGCCGCGGTAGCGCTGGGCGACCTCACCGGCGAAGACGGCGTACGACGCGGCCGACGCCGGCGGGCAGGTGAACGTCGTGCAGCCCGGGTCGCGGACCCACGGGGCGCTCCAGGTCACCACGCCCAGGACGTCGAGGTCGCGCTGCTGCGCCTCCGCGACCACCCGGTCGAGCGCTGCCCAGTCGTGCTGGTCGGCCGAGACCGGCTGGATGGTGGGCCACGAGACGTCGAGGCGCACCCAGCGGGCGCCGAGGGCCACCACGTCGTCGAGCGCCGTCGCCAGCTCCGCGGGGGAGGCCCGGGTCAGCCGCTCGCCGAAGGAGACGCCGACCGGGAGTCCCGGCTCCCGGGCCGATCCGTCGGCTCCCACGGGCGTCCCGGTGCGGGGGCCGAGCACGACGCCGAGCACCAGCGCTGCCGCGAGCAGCGCCAGGGCGCCGGTCAGCGCCCTCCCGGGGTGGCGGTCGACCGTGGCCACCCGGTCAGAACCGGTAGGCCAGCGCCGCGCTGTCGGCGAGCGCCTCCCAGTCGAAGCGGGCCGCGGTCGCGAGCGCCTGGGTCCCGAGCTCGTCGCGGCGCTCCAGCGCGCGCCCGATGGCGTCCGAGAGGGACTCGGCGGTGCCGGAGTAGAGCTCGCCGTTGACACCGGGCTCCACCAGGTGACGGGCGAAGTTGTCGGGGTGGTCGCTGGTGACGACGGGCGTGCCGACCGACATCGCCTCCAGGGCCACCATCCCGAAGCCCTCCCGCACCGAGGGGAAGACCAGCAGGTCCGCGTCGGAGATGGCCTGCAGGACGTCGTCGTGCTCCTCGAGGAAGGGGGAGAACGTGACGGCCTCGTGCGCCCCCAGGTCGTCCACGAGGCGCCGCAGGGCGGGCTCCTCGGGGCCCTCGCCGATCACCCGCAGCGTGAGCGGGCTGCCGGCCGTGCGGGACAGGTGGGTGGCCTCGACGGCGAGGTCGATCTTCTTGTTCTCCAGCAGCCGTCCGACCGAGATCAGCTCGGTGCCGTCGCGCCGAGCGCTCCGGGGCTCGACCGAGGCGGTGCGGTCGATGCCGTTGGGGATGACGTGGACGTCCACGGCGCCCTCCTCCCCGGCGAGGTGCAGCCGCTCGGCGGTGCCGTCCGAGGCCGCGATGATGCGGTGGGGGAGCCGGATGGCGGTGCGCTCGACCCACGCGGCCAGGTGGCCGGGCAGCCCCAGGTAGCGCACCCAGTAGTCGCGGCCCCAGAACTCGTGCCAGGTCGTCACCATCGGGACCCGGCGCACCGTGGCGACGACGCGGGCCGGCAGCAGCGGCAGGAAGGGGATGGAGTCGACCTCGAGGACGTCGAAGCGACGCCACAGCAGGCTGAGGCAGCACACCGCGAAGACCAGCGCCTGGCGCACCGACCGGCGGGTGCCGGAGTAGAGCGGGAGCCGGGGCGAGATCGCCACGTAGGTGATGCCCTCGCGGACCACGACCGAGGGGCCGTCCCACCACTTCATCGTGTAGACCCGCACGTCGTAGCCGCGCCGGGTGAGGCGGGTCAGCAGCTCGTGGTGGCGCTTCTCCTTCCCCCCGGTGTTCCACGGGTAGACGGAGTCGGAGACGAACCCGAGGACGGTGCGCGAGGCGGACCTGCTCATGACGGCGGCTCCCAGCAGAGGACGGCGGCCTGGCGACCACGTGTGCCCCGAACCTAGGCAGCCGGGATGACGGCAGCGCCACGCGCGTGTTTCGTCGGGGGCGCGGGGAGCCTCGGGAGCACGCGCCGGCGTTTCGGGGACGTGAACTTCGCCCGGTCGGGCAGGCAGCGCCTGGATAAGCCCACAAAACGGGCAAAAGCCACGAATACTTGAGTCATGCGCTTCCTCGCGGCCCTTGCCCTGGCCGTCGCCACCACGCCCGTGCTCGTCGTCGGCCAGTCGGCCGGCCCGGTGTCGGCCGCCACCGTGCCGCTGCCACCCGTCCAGGCCCGGTCGGCGGCGAGCGTGGTGGACGGCTTCGGGGTGGGGGTGCACCTGGCCTACGAGGACACGCCGTACCGCAACACCACGGCCGTCGCGAACGCGCTCGCCGCCCTCGGGGTCCGCCACGTGCGCGACGACCTCTTCGTCGGCGACACGACCCAGTACGCCGCGATCCGCACGGTCGCCGCCAAGGGCATCGACTTCGACCTCATCATGGGCAGCCCGTCCAGCCCCCGTCCGGCGAAGGACTACGTCGCCGCGGTCGCCGGTCAGCTGCCCGGGGTGGTCTCCTCGCTGGAGGGACCCAACGAGTGGGACCACTTCAGCGGTGGTGGTCCGGCCTGGCCCTCGCAGCTGCGCGCCCGGCAGTCCGCGCTGTACGCCGCGGCCAAGGCCGACCCCCGGACCCGGTCGCTGCCGGTGCTGGCGCCGTCCCTGGCCTTCGCCAAGAACTACCCGCTGGTGGGCGACCTCTCCGCCATCTCCGACGTGGCCAACGGCCACCTCTACCCCGGCGGGCGGCCGCCGTCGGCGGACCTGAGCGGCCTGTTCACCAAGCTCCGGACCGTCACCGGTGCCAGCAAGCCCATCGTCATCACCGAGGCGGGCTACCACAACGCGCTCGCGACCACCGACGGCCACCACCCCGTCCCGGAGTCCGTCCACGCCACCTACCTGCCCCGCCTGCTGATGGAGCACCTGCGCGGCGGCGCCGCCCGCGTCTACTCCTACGAGCTGGTCGACGAGTTCGCCGACCCGGGCAGGACCAACCCGGAGGCCAACTTCGGCCTGCTGCGCCGCGACCTCACCCCCAAGCCGGCGTACACCGCGATGCAGCGGCTGCTGGCCGTCTTCCAGGACTCCTCGACGTCCTTCGCCCCGGGGAGCCTGGCGTACGCCGTGGAGGGCGGTCGCACCGACCTGCGGCAGCTGCTGGTGCAGAAGAGCACGGGCGAGTTCGACCTCGTGCTGTGGCGCGACGTCAGCGTCTGGGACCCGATCGCCCGCCGGGCGCTCAACCCTGCGCCCTACCGCGTGCAGGTCCGGCTCGGCCAGGCCCGCGCCGGCAGCGTGGTCGCGCCGACGAGCGGTGCCACGACGTCCTTCACGGCGACCGACTCCGTGCCGGTCGACCTCGGGGCCGACGTCAGCGTGGTCCGGCTGACCGCACCCGCCGCGGGCGGCAGCGCGACCGTGGCCCCGACGACCACGGCGGCCCCGGCCCGGTCGGCCAAGGTGTCGGCCCGGGCCGGTCGTGCCTCGGTGCGCGTCTCCTGGCACGCCCCGACCACCGGCGGTGCGCCGATCCAGGAGTACCGCGTGAGCGCCGGGTCGCGCACCCGCGTGGTCCCCGCGACCACCCGCTCCACCGTCGTGCGAGGCCTGCCGCGGCGCGCGTGGGTCCGCATCACCGTGCAGGCCCGCAACGACGTCGGCTGGGGCTCGGCGGCCCGCTCGGGCCGCGTCCGCACCCGTTGATCAGATGATCATGCCGGCGCCGACGGTGACGCCGGTGGCCTCGTCGATGAGGATGAACGAGCCCGTGGTGCGGTTCTTCGAGTAGGAGTCGCACAGCAGCGGCACCGTGGTGCGCAGCTGGACGCGACCGATCTCGTTGAGACCGAGCTCCTTGGTCTCCTGGTCGCGGTGCAGGGTGTTGATGTCGAGGCGGTACTGGATGTCCTTGACCAGGGCCCGACCGTTGCGGGTCGTGTGCTTGATCGCCAGCTTCTGGCGGGGACGCAGCGGCTCGTTGGTCATCCAGCAGATCATCGCGTCGATGTCCTGGCTCGGCGTCGGCGCGTTCTTGACGCGGGCGATCATGTCGCCGCGGCTGACGTCGACGTCGTCCTCGAGGCGCACCGTGACCGACATCGGCGGGAACGCCTCGTCGATCTCGCGGTCGAACAGGTCGATGCCGGCGATCTTGGAGGTCATGCCGCTGGGCAGCACGACGACCTCGTCGCCGGGCTTGAGGACGCCGCCGGCCACCTGGCCGGCGTACCCGCGGTAGTCGTGGTACTCGTCGGACTTGGGCCGCACGACGTACTGCACCGGCAGGCGCGCGTCGATGAGGTCCCTGTCGGAGGCGACGTGGATGTTCTCCAGGTGGTGCATGAGCGAGGAGCCCTGGTACCACGGCATGTGCTCCGAGCGGGTCACCACGTTGTCGCCCTTGAGCGCCGAGATCGGGATGACCTCGAGGTCGGGGATCGAGAGCTTCGTGGCGAAGGCGGAGAACTCGCGCTGGATCTTGTCGTAGACGCCCTGGTCGTAGTCGACGAGGTCCATCTTGTTGACGGCCAGCACCAGGTGGGGGACCCGGAGCAGCGACAGGATGACCGCGTGGCGGCGCGACTGCTCGGTCAGGCCCTGGCGGGCGTCGACCAGCACGAGGCCGAGGTCGGCGGTCGAGGCGCCCGTGACCATGTTGCGGGTGTACTGCACGTGGCCGGGGGTGTCGGCGATGATGAACTTGCGCCGCGGCGTCGCGAAGTAGCGGTACGCCACGTCGATCGTGATGCCCTGCTCGCGCTCCGAGCGGAGCCCGTCGGTCAGCAGCGCCAGGTCGGTGTAGTCGTAGCCCTTGGACGCGCTGGTCGCCTCGACGGCCTCGAGCTGGTCGCTGAAGATCGCCTTCGAGTCGAGCAGCAGCCGGCCGATCAGCGTCGACTTGCCGTCGTCGACCGACCCGGCCGTCGCGAAGCGCAGCAGGTCCATCTGGCCGACGCCGAGGTCCTCGAGGGTGGGCTGGGTGGTGGGGGTCTCGGTGCTCATCAGAAGTAGCCCTCCTTCTTGCGGTCCTCCATGGCGGCCTCCGAGAACCGGTCGTCGCCGCGGGTCGCGCCGCGCTCGGTCACCGTGGCGACGGCGACCTCCTCGATGATCTTCTCGATCGTGTCGGCCTCGGACTCCACGCAGCCGGTGAGGGTCAGGTCGCCGACGGTGCGGAACCGCACGGTCTTCTCCACGACCTCCTCGCCCTGCTTCGTGGGGTTGTGCTCGCTCTCCGAGAGCCACATGCCGTCGCGCTGGAAGACGCGCCGCTGGTGGGAGTAGTAGATCGAGGGGATCTCGACCTGCTCCTGGCCCAGGTAGTGCCAGATGTCGAGCTCGGTCCAGTTGGACAGCGGGAAGATGCGCATGTGCTCGCCGCCGTGGATGCGGCCGTTGTAGAGGCTCCACAGCTCGGGCCGCTGCATCTTGGGGTCCCACTGGCCGAAGTCGTCGCGGTGGGAGTAGACGCGCTCCTTGGCGCGGGCCTTCTCCTCGTCGCGTCGGCCGCCGCCGAACGCGGCCGTGAAGCCGTTCTCCTCGATGGCGTTGAGCAGGGTGCCGATCTGGAGCCGGTTGCGGCTGGTCTTGCCGTCGTCGACCACGACACCGTCGGCGATCGCCTGCTCGACGCCGGCGACGATCATCTTCACGCCGAGACGGTCGACCCAGTGGTCGCGGGTCTCGAGGACCTCCGGGAAGTCGTAGCCCGTGTCGACCTGGAGCATCGGGAAGGGGATCTTCGCCGGGAAGAAGGCCTTCTCCGCCAGCCGCAGCATGACGATGGAGTCCTTGCCGCCGGAGAACATCAGCACCGGCTTCTCGAACTCGGCGGCGACCTCGCGGAAGATGTGGATCGACTCGGCCTCGAGCTGGTCGAGCTGGCTCAGCCGGTAGTCGGCGTGGGTCTGGGACATCGGGGTGCGGTGCCTCTCGTTGGCGGCGGGCAGCCCACATCGTATCCACGCGCCGGTCCGTGCCCACGCGCCCCGAGCCGAATGAGACCAGAGTCGATTGAGATAGTGCGCAACAGGGCCGGCACCTGGCGGTGCCGGCCCTGTCGAACGGTGTGCCTCAGTAGGCGCCGCGCGAGCCCACCACGGCGCCGAGGGTGCGGGCCAGGATGGTCAGGTCCTGCATCATCGACCAGTTGTCGACGTAGTACAGGTCCAGGCGGATGGCCTCCTCCATGGGGAGGTCCGAGCGGCCGGAGACCTGCCACAGGCCGGTCATGCCGGGGCGCACGTGCAGCCGGCGCGCCATCGCGTTGTCGTAGAGCGCGACCTCGTGGGCCACCTGCGGGCGGGGGCCCACCAGGCTCATGTCGCCCTTGAGGACGTTGAGCAGCTGCGGGAGCTCGTCGATGGAGAAGCGGCGCAGCCACTTGCCGGGAGGCGTGATCCGCGGGTCGACCTTGAGCTTGTAGAAGACCGCGTTGGAGTCCGAGCCGGCCGCTGCGTGGGCCTCGGCCAGCTTCTTCTCGGCGTCGGTGACCATCGTGCGGAACTTGAAGCACTTGAAGGGGTCGCCGTCGCGGCCGATGCGCTCCTGGCGGAAGAACACCGGGCCCCGGTCGTGGAACCACACGCGGAAGGCGGAGTAGGCGAACAACGGGCTGCTGAGGATCAGGATGCCGAGCGAGCCGACGACGTCGAAGACGCGCTTGGCCCGGCGGGCGGCCATGGCGGCGCGCGGCTTCTCGAGGTGGATCAGCGGCAGGCCGCCGACCGGGCGGACCCGGATGCGCTCGCGGGAGACGTCGCTCAGGCTCGGGGCCACGACGACCTGGGTCGAGGAGCCCTCGAGGTCCCAGGCGATCTCGCGCAGGTGGGTGGGCGAGGTCACGCCGCCGCCGGCGAAGAACACGATGTCGGCCTTGGCCTCCATGGCGGTGCCGGCGATGTCGCGGGTGTCGCCCAGGATCGGGATGCCGCTCGGGGTCTGCGACCCGTCGGACTCGGGGGCCAGCGCACCGATGACCTGGTAGCCGAGCCACGACTCGCGCTCCAGCACGTTGTTGACGCTCTCGACGTGCGGGGCGTCACCCACGATCAGCACGCGGTGCTGGAACGAGCCGGCCTGGCGGGACTTCTTGAGCCAGTGGCGCAGGGCGAAGCGGCCACCGATGAGCAGCGGGACGCCGATGAGGAAGGTGAGGACGAACCAGCCGCGGGAGAGGTCGAAGCGCAGCAGGAAGGAGCCGACGCCGATGACGCCGGCGCTGACGAGCGCGGCGTTGAAGACCCGGCTGTACTCCGAGGCGCCCGCGCCGAAGACGGAGCGGTCGTAGCCGCCGGCCAGGGCGATGCTGGCGAGCCAGGCGAGCGCGAGGAGCGGACCGGTGACGGCGATCGCGGGGACGTACTCGGTGCCGCTGTCGACGAAGAGCGCGCCGAGGGCGTTGCGGCCGGCGGCGCCGCCGACCAGGGCCAGCGAGATCGCGATCAGGTCGATGCCGAGCGCCGCGACCGGCAGCAGGCGCAGGGCGCCGGACGACCGGGTGCGCGAGGCCTCGACCAGCGAGGCGCGTCGACGAAACCGTGCGTCACGCTGCTGCGGCACTCGCGGTAGCGTGCTGCGGATCTGGGTCGAGTGTTCACTCGAGACGGTCGCTGACATTCAAGGCCCCCCGGCTTTGTGGAAACGTCAATCATAACTTTCTGGACACACTCTGCCCCACCGGAAGGGTTCTGACACCTTCCACCCCGAGTGCGGTGCTTAGCGTCCCACCAACTGGCACGCGTCGCTGCGACTGGACTAGGACACCCGAGCGTTGCGGAACGGATGTGCTGTGACCTGTCTCGCATCACCCGGGCGACACCGCCTGGACACCCCACATCCCTACACTCCCGATGGTGAAGATCTCCGTGATCGGGTGTGGATACCTCGGCGCCGTCCACGCCGCGTGCATGGCCGAGCTGGGTCACGAGGTGGTCGGCGTGGACGTCGTCGAGCACCAGGTCGAGCTGCTCTCGGAGGGGCGCGCTCCCTTCTTCGAGCCGGGTCTGCCCGAGCTGCTGACGTCCGCCCTGGGGACCGGCCGGCTGCGGTTCACCACCGACCCGGCGCAGGCCGCGGGGGCCACGGTGCACTTCGTCTGCGTCGGCACCCCGCAGCGCAAGGGCGAGATGGCCGCCGACCTGACCTACGTCGACGCCGCCGTGGACTCGCTGCTGCCGCTGCTGGCCCCCGGTGACGTCGTGGTGGGGAAGTCCACGGTGCCGGTGGGCACCGCCGAGCGGCTGGCGCAGCGGGTCCACGGGGCGCAGCCCGGAGCGGTGCTGGTGTGGAACCCCGAGTTCCTGCGGGAGGGCAAGGCGGTCGCGGACACCCTGCACCCCGACCGCCTGGTCTACGGCGTGCCCGACGGGGAGCAGGGGCAGCACGCCGTCGCCCGCCTCGACGAGGTGTACGCCGCCACCATCGCCGACGGCACCCCCCGGCTGGTCGGCGACGTCGCGAGCGCCCAGCTGGTGAAGGTCGCGGCCAACTCGTTCCTCGCGACCAAGATCTCCTTCATCAACGCCATGGCCGAGCTGTGCGAGGCCTCGGGTGCCGACGTCACCTTCCTGGCCGACGCGATCGGGATGGATGACCGCATCGGCCGCCGCTTCCTCAACGCCGGCCTCGGCTTCGGCGGCGGCTGCCTGCCCAAGGACATCCGCGCCTTCATGGCCCGCGCCGGCGAGCTCGGCGTGGACCAGGCGCTGACCTTCCTGCGCGAGGTCGACGCCATCAACATGCGCCGCCGCGTGCGCATGGTCGACCTCGCCCGCGAGGAGCTCGGCGGCTCCATCCAGGGTCGCCGCATCGCCGTCCTCGGGGCGTCGTTCAAGCCCGACAGCGACGACGTCCGCGACTCCCCGGCGCTCAGCGTCTCGGCCCAGCTGGCCCTGCAGGGCGCCGACGTCGTGGTCACCGACCCCGAGGCGATCGCCAACGCCCAGCGCAAGTGGCCCGACCTGCGGTTCGCGGCCGACGTCGAGGACACGCTGCGCGGGGCCGAGCTGGTGCTCGTGCTCACCGAGTGGCCGGAGTACGTCTCCCTCGACCCCGTCGAGGTCGCCGGGCTGGTGCGGGACCGCCGCGTCCTGGACGGCCGCAACTGCCTCGACGCCGAGAAGTGGCGCGCGGCCGGGTGGACCTACCGGGCGCTGGGGCGTCGCTGACGCCCGACGCTCAGCGAGCGCCGCGCGAGGTCAGGACCGCGCGGAAGGTGCGGAACAGGATGACGAGGTCCTGGACCATCGACCAGTTGTCGACGTAGTAGAGGTCCAGGCGGATGGCCTCCGACCACGACAGGTCGGATCGCCCCGACACCTGCCACAGCCCGGTCATGCCGGGTCGCACGTGCAGCCGGCGCGCCATGTCGTCGTCGTACTGCGCCACCTCGTGCTGCAGGGGAGGGCGGGGCCCCACCAGGCTCATGTCCCCGCGCAGCACGTTGACCAGCTGCGGCAGCTCGTCGAGCGAGTACCGCCTGAGGAAGCGCCCGGGTCGGGTGACCCGCGGGTCGTGGTCCAGCTTGAACAGGCCCCTGGAGTAGCCGTGCTCGGCGTGCAGGTCGGCCAGCACCTCCTCGGCGTCGACCACCATGGTCCGGAACTTCAGGCAGCTGAAGCTCACGCCCTCGCGACCCGCACGCGGCTGTCGGAACAGGACCGGTGCGGTCCGGTCGTCCCGGCGGACCTGCCACGCGGCCCACGCGAAGACCGGCGACAGCGCGAGCAGCAGCAGCGCGGACACGACGACGTCGAAGCTGCGCTTGGCCCGGCGCAGGGCGTCCTGGCCGCGCGGGCGGTCGAGGTGGATGAGGGGCAGCCCGCCGACGGGGCGGACGCTCACGCGCTCCGCGGACACGTCGGTCACGCTCGGCGCGATCACGACCTGGATGTCCGCGTGCTCGAGGTCCCACGCCAGGCGGCGCATCTCCGCGGCCGAGCTGAAGGCGCCACCGGCGAGGAAGACGACGTCGACGTGCTGGTCGATCGCGGCCTGAGCCAGTGACCCGGACTCGCCGAGCAGCGGGACGCCCAGCCCGGTGGTCCGCTTGACCGACGCCTGGGGGGTCAGGGCCCCCACGACGTCGTAGCCGAGCCAGGTCTCGCGGCCCAGGACGGACGCGATCTCGTCGACGTGGCCCTCCGTGCCGGCGATGAGCACGCGCTGCTGCAGCCGACCGGCGCGCCTGGCGCGCTGCACGGCGCGTCGCATGGTCCACCGGCCCAGCACCAGGATCG
This genomic interval from Nocardioides scoriae contains the following:
- a CDS encoding glycoside hydrolase 5 family protein produces the protein MATVDRHPGRALTGALALLAAALVLGVVLGPRTGTPVGADGSAREPGLPVGVSFGERLTRASPAELATALDDVVALGARWVRLDVSWPTIQPVSADQHDWAALDRVVAEAQQRDLDVLGVVTWSAPWVRDPGCTTFTCPPASAASYAVFAGEVAQRYRGRIAAYEIWNEPNLDLFWVAPDPRRYRELLTGATLALQQGDPDAQVLMGGLAANDRREGVVDAGDFLRVACSGGACRGLDGVAYHPYTYPRTPTDPAVETPWQRMTRSTRQGPALDGLMSAAGIDPSALWVTEYGAPTGGASTDGSPTGAVDEAQQARILAAGVRAAAAAPQVRALMLYTWRDLETGGTVEDHFGLRRLDGSQKPAWEAVRRAVADTSG
- a CDS encoding glycosyltransferase family 4 protein → MSRSASRTVLGFVSDSVYPWNTGGKEKRHHELLTRLTRRGYDVRVYTMKWWDGPSVVVREGITYVAISPRLPLYSGTRRSVRQALVFAVCCLSLLWRRFDVLEVDSIPFLPLLPARVVATVRRVPMVTTWHEFWGRDYWVRYLGLPGHLAAWVERTAIRLPHRIIAASDGTAERLHLAGEEGAVDVHVIPNGIDRTASVEPRSARRDGTELISVGRLLENKKIDLAVEATHLSRTAGSPLTLRVIGEGPEEPALRRLVDDLGAHEAVTFSPFLEEHDDVLQAISDADLLVFPSVREGFGMVALEAMSVGTPVVTSDHPDNFARHLVEPGVNGELYSGTAESLSDAIGRALERRDELGTQALATAARFDWEALADSAALAYRF
- a CDS encoding fibronectin type III domain-containing protein, giving the protein MRFLAALALAVATTPVLVVGQSAGPVSAATVPLPPVQARSAASVVDGFGVGVHLAYEDTPYRNTTAVANALAALGVRHVRDDLFVGDTTQYAAIRTVAAKGIDFDLIMGSPSSPRPAKDYVAAVAGQLPGVVSSLEGPNEWDHFSGGGPAWPSQLRARQSALYAAAKADPRTRSLPVLAPSLAFAKNYPLVGDLSAISDVANGHLYPGGRPPSADLSGLFTKLRTVTGASKPIVITEAGYHNALATTDGHHPVPESVHATYLPRLLMEHLRGGAARVYSYELVDEFADPGRTNPEANFGLLRRDLTPKPAYTAMQRLLAVFQDSSTSFAPGSLAYAVEGGRTDLRQLLVQKSTGEFDLVLWRDVSVWDPIARRALNPAPYRVQVRLGQARAGSVVAPTSGATTSFTATDSVPVDLGADVSVVRLTAPAAGGSATVAPTTTAAPARSAKVSARAGRASVRVSWHAPTTGGAPIQEYRVSAGSRTRVVPATTRSTVVRGLPRRAWVRITVQARNDVGWGSAARSGRVRTR
- a CDS encoding sulfate adenylyltransferase subunit 1, yielding MSTETPTTQPTLEDLGVGQMDLLRFATAGSVDDGKSTLIGRLLLDSKAIFSDQLEAVEATSASKGYDYTDLALLTDGLRSEREQGITIDVAYRYFATPRRKFIIADTPGHVQYTRNMVTGASTADLGLVLVDARQGLTEQSRRHAVILSLLRVPHLVLAVNKMDLVDYDQGVYDKIQREFSAFATKLSIPDLEVIPISALKGDNVVTRSEHMPWYQGSSLMHHLENIHVASDRDLIDARLPVQYVVRPKSDEYHDYRGYAGQVAGGVLKPGDEVVVLPSGMTSKIAGIDLFDREIDEAFPPMSVTVRLEDDVDVSRGDMIARVKNAPTPSQDIDAMICWMTNEPLRPRQKLAIKHTTRNGRALVKDIQYRLDINTLHRDQETKELGLNEIGRVQLRTTVPLLCDSYSKNRTTGSFILIDEATGVTVGAGMII
- the cysD gene encoding sulfate adenylyltransferase subunit CysD; protein product: MSQTHADYRLSQLDQLEAESIHIFREVAAEFEKPVLMFSGGKDSIVMLRLAEKAFFPAKIPFPMLQVDTGYDFPEVLETRDHWVDRLGVKMIVAGVEQAIADGVVVDDGKTSRNRLQIGTLLNAIEENGFTAAFGGGRRDEEKARAKERVYSHRDDFGQWDPKMQRPELWSLYNGRIHGGEHMRIFPLSNWTELDIWHYLGQEQVEIPSIYYSHQRRVFQRDGMWLSESEHNPTKQGEEVVEKTVRFRTVGDLTLTGCVESEADTIEKIIEEVAVATVTERGATRGDDRFSEAAMEDRKKEGYF
- a CDS encoding sugar transferase, translated to MPQQRDARFRRRASLVEASRTRSSGALRLLPVAALGIDLIAISLALVGGAAGRNALGALFVDSGTEYVPAIAVTGPLLALAWLASIALAGGYDRSVFGAGASEYSRVFNAALVSAGVIGVGSFLLRFDLSRGWFVLTFLIGVPLLIGGRFALRHWLKKSRQAGSFQHRVLIVGDAPHVESVNNVLERESWLGYQVIGALAPESDGSQTPSGIPILGDTRDIAGTAMEAKADIVFFAGGGVTSPTHLREIAWDLEGSSTQVVVAPSLSDVSRERIRVRPVGGLPLIHLEKPRAAMAARRAKRVFDVVGSLGILILSSPLFAYSAFRVWFHDRGPVFFRQERIGRDGDPFKCFKFRTMVTDAEKKLAEAHAAAGSDSNAVFYKLKVDPRITPPGKWLRRFSIDELPQLLNVLKGDMSLVGPRPQVAHEVALYDNAMARRLHVRPGMTGLWQVSGRSDLPMEEAIRLDLYYVDNWSMMQDLTILARTLGAVVGSRGAY
- a CDS encoding UDP-glucose dehydrogenase family protein, which gives rise to MVKISVIGCGYLGAVHAACMAELGHEVVGVDVVEHQVELLSEGRAPFFEPGLPELLTSALGTGRLRFTTDPAQAAGATVHFVCVGTPQRKGEMAADLTYVDAAVDSLLPLLAPGDVVVGKSTVPVGTAERLAQRVHGAQPGAVLVWNPEFLREGKAVADTLHPDRLVYGVPDGEQGQHAVARLDEVYAATIADGTPRLVGDVASAQLVKVAANSFLATKISFINAMAELCEASGADVTFLADAIGMDDRIGRRFLNAGLGFGGGCLPKDIRAFMARAGELGVDQALTFLREVDAINMRRRVRMVDLAREELGGSIQGRRIAVLGASFKPDSDDVRDSPALSVSAQLALQGADVVVTDPEAIANAQRKWPDLRFAADVEDTLRGAELVLVLTEWPEYVSLDPVEVAGLVRDRRVLDGRNCLDAEKWRAAGWTYRALGRR
- a CDS encoding sugar transferase, with the protein product MTARSPRLTRQGLRYLPLAAVVTDLLLVALSVVAAYVARSLVPTSVIPESFSTNDQVLAALPIIVLAWLAAIYVLGGYRPEIFGAGVEEYKRVITPSLVTAAGTGIAAYMLMLDLSRGFFLLTFLFGIPILVLGRWTMRRAVQRARRAGRLQQRVLIAGTEGHVDEIASVLGRETWLGYDVVGALTPQASVKRTTGLGVPLLGESGSLAQAAIDQHVDVVFLAGGAFSSAAEMRRLAWDLEHADIQVVIAPSVTDVSAERVSVRPVGGLPLIHLDRPRGQDALRRAKRSFDVVVSALLLLALSPVFAWAAWQVRRDDRTAPVLFRQPRAGREGVSFSCLKFRTMVVDAEEVLADLHAEHGYSRGLFKLDHDPRVTRPGRFLRRYSLDELPQLVNVLRGDMSLVGPRPPLQHEVAQYDDDMARRLHVRPGMTGLWQVSGRSDLSWSEAIRLDLYYVDNWSMVQDLVILFRTFRAVLTSRGAR